The nucleotide sequence CAACAAAATTGTGAGACACctaattttctttctttctatcatGTCCTGTGAATGGAAGTGTGATTCAGGCAGGCTAAAACAGCAGAACAGAGTGCAAATCCTCCTAAAATATTCAGACCATCAAGGAGTTAATATAATTGGCTGGAGCAACATAGACGTCCAAGATTGTCTAGCGTGTTCAACACTAAATGTGCACCTTTTGAAGCGCAAGTAGAAAACAAAATCGGAACTGTAAGAAAAACTTGATGCGTAATCGTCACCAGGACTACCTTGATATAATTGAGGCTCAGACCAGCAAATAATTGTCTCCATCCCTGTGTTTGTTTGATGATCTTAAGCCCCTGGAATGTACCTGTTATTCGTGGGCCGCCAGACTGATCATGCTGCAGATGACTTTGAACCTAAAAAGTGGCAAATAAGAAGTGATGAACAATTGACGGGTTTGTTAAGAACATTTAAAATGATCATCTAAAAGTACGAAGTAGCATATGGAACAAATGAAGTACCTGCATTTGTCTCCTGACTACATCTAGTGGGTAGGTTAAAGTTTGTCCAAATAAACCAGCTGCGGCACCACAGGATAGTTTTAAAGTGACAGAATTTTTGTAATCTTCAGGTACGTGTGCCTTCAACCCTTCATATATGTAGAATTTAAGACCAGCATAGGGAAGTATTCCCATTAGCGTTGGACCTGAAAGCAAATATTCAGATTGAGGCATCAACAGTATAACAACCACAACGAAAATAAAGGTAATAAAATTATCTAGACAAAAAATAATAAGAATATATATAGCTCACAGCAAGTATAGATGGTGTTTAAGTACTAGTGGTATAACATGGCTGTAAGACTGTATCCATACCTACTCCACGATACAGCGCTCGCACTCCACCCTCTGAGTAAACACCTCTGAAGACATCTTTTATTCCTCCATATGATGGTGGAGCAATTGGCCTTTTCAAACCATTGCTAGGTTGATCTGTGTTATTAACCTGTAAGCAATGTAAAACAAGTTCAACACAACAGAATGAAAGTTAAAAAATAGCAATTCAAACAACACAAGGGATCTtcctagaatttgggaacatcaCTACTACTAGAACCCAGAAAAAAAATTGTATTGAAGGAACAACATACTTGTTCACAAGAGATGACTGATGGACAGTTCAGAGTTTAGGCACCATTTTCTAGTAGTAATGTAATTTACTAGTTTACTAGTCCGTGAACTTGCACGGATAGGTGTTGTTATCTCACAGCAGCATAATGCAAACAGTTGAGCAGGAATACACTTTATGCAATGTGCTTTACAAAAATGCTTAGGTAATCCCCTGAGCAACATAATCAGGTGTTGACCTCCTGAACCTACAAAAGTACTGCCTCAATGCTTCAGGAGAAGGCTTATAAATTTTGTCTTAAGGCAAACGGTGCAAAGTttgaacttggtcaaactttgcacGTTTGACTCCAAACAAAATTATTAAGCCTTTTCAAGGATGGATGGAGTATGCCAAAATACAGCCTGGTGGCGGTTTAGGATGCCAGATTTGCTAAAATATGGATGTGGTTTTGTCGTGCGTGCAGCTTATATCAGCACATTCTAACAGCCCAGCAACATCCTAGTCAGTTATAGCAGATAAAAAAGGTTCCTCATTCCAACATAATGAACTGATGTTTCATCAAATACTGAAGTTCTTACAAAATTAATCATCAGACAAATATCCAGAACACTATGTAGAAAAAGGATTTTTATTTTGTTGTCATCATAGCAAAATTTGGTGACTTAAGGTACATACGTGACAAACCAACATCCATGTCAGCGAAATCACACCTCAAAGTTCCTCGATGAACCAGTTCTCTATATTCAGGGGTGTATATCTGTTTGTGCAGTACAAGGGTTGAATGGAATTTCGTGTGTCCGCGTGTGAGTGTACAAGTATGTCCAGGGAGAGGCAGGAGAGGGGGGAGGGGACAAAGTTATAGAAGCGCCTTTCACCAATTTGTTGGGTATCAGTTTCAAGATcgtttttgcaaacaattttgttGACTGTATGATTAATTATTACCTTATCAAACCAATTTGATACTGAGTACTAAGATTGTGCTCTACGATTGAGTATGAATATGTAAGCACAGGAGTACACAGtaatacaacaacaacaaaacctGCTAAAATGTGAGCACACAGTACAATACCTGGAATGCAAGCTTGGTCCTAGCCAAGTCCAAGGGATAAGTGCACAAGACTGCAGTCCCGCCTGATGCTGAGCCTGCTAAAAGATCTACCACAGGTCCTGTGCCAAGTGTAGGGCAGTTACCCAAGATCCAACACCTGTATCGCTCATACGCCATATAATGTAATGCAGCATAAGGAACAATTCTTAACACACTGGCACCATTTCCCCTGAAGTAGTACCAAGACATGGTTAGCTAAACATATTATATGCATCTTCTGTAATAGTAGTATACAAGTAATGACTTGAATTGCAACATACTTGTAAAATCCCAAGACACCATCATGTTTTCTCAGTTTATTCAAGGATTTCAGAACTCCGAGAGACCTGAACTCATTTGTTCTAGTCTGCAGAATCAGAAAGTAAGAATGTGTTAGCAATCATAATCATTTAGAAACTTATAACTTGAATGAGAACATCTAAACCTCCCAAAATAGTATCATGCGCAAATTAGGCACGCAAAACTAATGAAGCAGCTGGTAGCTACTGCCACATCTTGCATACACAAGACCAATGGAAACAGACACTATATCAATCCTATGGAAGTGGAACTTGGTAACCGTCACATCAACAATAGCCTTCTTTACCAAATGGCACCACAAGTTGCATGGAGAAGATCTCATAATGCTGAGAAAATCTC is from Triticum aestivum cultivar Chinese Spring chromosome 3A, IWGSC CS RefSeq v2.1, whole genome shotgun sequence and encodes:
- the LOC123061749 gene encoding mitochondrial carrier protein CoAc1, producing MGTPSQGSAAVAAARVDLCALDLMPVFAKEMIAGGVAGAFSKTAIAPLERLKILLQTRTNEFRSLGVLKSLNKLRKHDGVLGFYKGNGASVLRIVPYAALHYMAYERYRCWILGNCPTLGTGPVVDLLAGSASGGTAVLCTYPLDLARTKLAFQVNNTDQPSNGLKRPIAPPSYGGIKDVFRGVYSEGGVRALYRGVGPTLMGILPYAGLKFYIYEGLKAHVPEDYKNSVTLKLSCGAAAGLFGQTLTYPLDVVRRQMQVQSHLQHDQSGGPRITGTFQGLKIIKQTQGWRQLFAGLSLNYIKVVPSVAIGFTAYDTMKHLLKIPPRESIKPEQGSG